TATGCAATCTTTAATTATATTTAGCTAACAAAGCTCGACACAACCAATGAATTGGCTTGGTGGTAGAAGTGTCCCACTCTAACCCGCAGGTTCTGTTTTCGTATCCCCCTTGCTGCTTCTTTTTGGATCATTTTTGGACAAAAATGTAGATTAATTAAAATGTAAAAAATATCTCATGGCCCTATCCGACACAACTGAAGGACTAGTGTACTGGTATGACTTTGTGCTTTAAGAAGTGCAGCTCCCACGTTCGAGTTCCCCCTTTACcgcttttttttcctttctttttaagCCGTATTGATAGTTCaactaaaaaaaataattcggcattaaaaataaaactaaaagCTAAAAGGTGTAGTCGCCGAAACATGAGCTGCTTATGTCATTTTTATATATAACTAGCGGAGATGGACGTGCCACATGCGtgtatttaattttctttccatTGAGCAATAATGtcaatttttatttcaaaaataatacatgtttttattttccttttataaaacaatgatgtcaattattatccttccaaaacaaATAACGACGCGAATTATGGGTGAGTGCATGAAAAGGAAAGTAGAGTGTGTGACAAAGTAATATGTGGGGACAAAAGATGGGTAGATGAATGcttggtgtaaaaagtattaggattttggtggaaacattttccttttatcAATTTCGTGGGTCTACACCCTTTTTCGTTAAACCtttggcctgacaagtgggacctccatgaggggtacggtgggcctaatcttggtgagaaaatatttcaattgtttcaacttttattatattatatagtatataatatataatatatgTAGATTATTGTTTCTCTTTAGTTATCAAAAAGCTAAAAGGTGTAGTCGAGTAGTATGTGTCTTATGTTCTGAGCTGTAGGTCGCATGTTAGAAACGAGCTTGGCCCAAAcgagcttggcccatttatttttCTTACTACAGCTAGCCCAAGAAAAGTTGAGGTGGGCCGGAATTGTTTTTCCATGATTGATAGCAATAATGACAGATTTTTCTATACTatagaattttaaaaaaaaaataaaaaatacttgATGTAAGCTTGTACAAAATATTATGTCTTAATTTGGATGCATACATGAACTCGAtatcttatgctaattcatgCTCTCATGTTAACTATAACATTTTTTTTATCACCATTGTGGTTTGAGCACGATATTAAATCCATGACGATTTCAAATTCATTCTATGACGTTTTCAGAGGTTTGTCACAGAAACTGAGCCCAAATTAGAGCCCATATGGGCTTTCTGcaaatctatgacgaaaatttataAATCATCATAGATCCTATCTATTTATGACGACTTCCGTAAATGTCACAAAAAATTCGTCATGGATTAAAAGATTTCTTGTAGTGGTtctgttgtcggtgatgattcTGTTCGGAGCACCAAACTGTGCCACCAGGTCTTTGATGAACTTGAGCACCGAGTTTTTGTTGGCCTTCACGACTGCTATTGGCTCTGGCCACTTCTTGAACTTGTCGATCGCCATGTACAACCATTTGTAACCCCCGATGGCTTTCGGGAAAGGTCCCAAAATATTGAGCCCCCAGACCGCAAACGGCCATGACAAGGGGATAGTATGGAGTGCCTGTGCTGGTTGGTGTATCTGCTTTACGTGGAACTGGCACGCCCTGCAGCAAAAAGTGAATATAACCCACGGAAAAGTGGGCTAATCCAACCAATCTTGCTTGCACAATGGAAAGAGCCACAAGCTTATCTCTCCTACGAATTAAATTAGCCAAAGGTGTGCGTTCATGAGCCCATGCTAAAGTCTCGATTAATTCCTGTCAATATCCACGCTAGGAAATTAAGAACATAAATCCAGTAGCCCAAACAAGATGTCCAAATAAGAACATCCAAGCCCATACTGATAAAATATTCATCCCAAAAGGATTATATCCATTGATAAGTTGTGAAGAGTTCAACCATAGGTAATCTTTTAACCATCCCATCAAATAAGTGGAGGATTCATTAAATTGTGAAACGTTGTCCTTCCATAATGTTATGTGTTTCCAATGCCAATAAAAAGTAGGGAAAATTGGTCTCATAGCATCGAAAGATGCCTACATTCAAAAATACCATTAAATTTTTGTTGGTCCATTAAATAGCGCTGAAAGATTGATCTGTCAACTGAAAATAGCATTCCGTGACGTCTCCGTGAAAATGCGTCAATGCTGTTCGTCTTGTAGTCCTCTCATTAGCTGAAAGCCGCCGCTCCTCGTCCCTCCGCTACGCCGCTGCTTGCTTCCGCCCCTTCAGTGCCGGGCATCGCCTGCCTCCCTCCGCAGTCTGCACGAGCCAGTTTTTGTGCTGCGTCGTAGGCCGGTGGCTTGGCACCCCTGCAACCCAGGTCGGGTCCACGGCGACAAGAGTTCGTGGAGGGAAGACGGTGGAATAGTGGAGCTCATCCACAGCTAAGGCAGACTTTGGGTGGAGCTCGATCTCTGCCTCTCTGGTGCCCATCGATTTGGTGGACTCGATTATTGGGGCGGTGGATTTAATGCTTGTCCGTGTGAGAAATTGAAGCAGGCAGGAGAGATGCATGCTGCTTGCTTGCTCTGTTCAGAGATGCCGGATTTGAGCAGGTGCGGTGCAGAGCGGCGGCAGCTCGCAGTGGACGGCGGACGGCCGGCACTGGCGAGTGTGGCCTTCTACGAGCATCCGGCACCTGAGCTCGGACTCCTATGTGCGTAGCGGCCGGGAGGAACTCGGCCTTGGTATCCTTTGCCCGGAGCTTCAACTCCTCTGCGTGCGGTGGGCCGGTGGTGCACAGCCGAGCGGAGGGACGAAGGCCGTGAGCTAGACGAATGGCTTCCGTGATGGAATGCTATTTTCAGGTGACACCACACACTTTTGATGGTATTTTACGAGGCCGATGTTCTTTAGTGGTATTTTCCAGAAGTCGTCTTCTTTCAGTGCTATGAGACCAATTTTCTCTAAAAAGTAACCCATCCAATGGTATTTAACATCCAGAAAACTGCCAAATAAAATGTGTCCCAAGCAGAAATATCAAAAGTACCACTGCGCCTAGGGCCGTCGCAAGGAAAACTATATCCGAATTCTTTTTTATCCGGCATTAATTTGGAATCGCGTGCATCTAAAGCACCCTTTACTAAAATTAGTGTAGTTGTATGCAAACCTAGAGCAATAGCATGGTGAACCAAGAAATCTCCGGGTCCTATTGTTAAGAAAAGCGAATTACTATTCTCATTAACAGCATGACGTCATTATGAACATAAAGGCCTAAGGTATGGAATCCTAGGAAGAGGCTAGCCCAACTTAAATGAGATATGATAGCTTCTTTATGGTCTAACATCCT
The nucleotide sequence above comes from Panicum virgatum strain AP13 chromosome 3K, P.virgatum_v5, whole genome shotgun sequence. Encoded proteins:
- the LOC120700916 gene encoding LOW QUALITY PROTEIN: photosystem I P700 chlorophyll a apoprotein A2-like (The sequence of the model RefSeq protein was modified relative to this genomic sequence to represent the inferred CDS: substituted 2 bases at 2 genomic stop codons); protein product: HAVNENSNSLFLTIGPGDFLVHHAIALGLHTTTLILVKGALDARDSKLMPDKKEFGYSFPCDGPRRSGTFDISAWDTFYLAVFWMLNTIGWVTFYWHWKHITLWKDNVSQFNESSTYLMGWLKDYLWLNSSQLINGYNPFGMNILSVWAWMFLFGHLVWATGFMFLISXRGYXQELIETLAWAHERTPLANLIRRRDKLVALSIVQARLVGLAHFSVGYIHFLLQGVPVPPIGGYKWLYMAIDKFKKWPEPIAVVKANKNSVLKFIKDLVAQFGAPNRIITDNRTTTRNLLIHDEFFVTFTEVVINR